The following proteins come from a genomic window of Frankia casuarinae:
- the selA gene encoding L-seryl-tRNA(Sec) selenium transferase produces the protein MRRFDHRKDGQSRAGSGPILQAPSRGRHPTGHAAVPARSGIPRGGALASPRVIDRTSLFASPAQDSPTTPVATPMTLARAATGLRPVINATGVLLHGGLGRAPLSAAARAALDLAAGTTDLELDLGTGRRGRRGRTALAALAAAVPAAAGVHIVNNNAAGLILAVTALAGRREIVVSRGELVETADGFRLPELLVCTGARLREVGTTNRTTLGDYADAIGPETGLVLHVHPSSYQVVGLTDTPAINDLAALCADFEIPLVGDCGSGLLHPEPLLADEPDVTTWLGFGVNVVTTSADKLLGGPQCGLLLGRADLIDRIRRHPMARAMRVGKLTLAALEATLSHPDSPVRQALHARPERLTTRAETLAAWLRRSGIAASAVASRAVVDGGGGGSSPLPNDAAFRRSGGHRREGARDEDGMAPAGPESGLTIKGFGGFGPELPSAAVALDAVIAAPLRQGEPSVLGRVEQGCCLLDLRTVPVELDPVLAAAVLAAATEAGATTITDAPTEPHIAEDADVMTIESMAIPRATVPGRRAP, from the coding sequence ATGCGCCGCTTTGATCATCGAAAGGACGGCCAGAGCCGTGCGGGCAGCGGGCCGATCCTACAGGCACCCAGCAGGGGCAGACACCCGACAGGCCACGCCGCCGTCCCGGCCAGGTCCGGAATCCCACGAGGAGGAGCACTAGCTTCACCGAGAGTGATTGATCGTACAAGTCTGTTCGCATCCCCGGCCCAGGACAGCCCGACGACGCCGGTAGCGACACCGATGACGCTCGCCCGCGCCGCCACCGGACTGCGCCCAGTAATCAACGCTACCGGCGTCCTGCTCCACGGAGGGCTCGGCCGAGCTCCCCTGTCCGCGGCCGCCCGCGCGGCCCTCGACCTGGCAGCCGGCACGACCGACCTCGAGCTTGACCTCGGGACCGGACGGCGAGGACGACGAGGACGTACCGCCCTGGCCGCGTTGGCAGCCGCGGTGCCCGCGGCGGCGGGCGTGCACATCGTCAACAACAACGCGGCAGGGCTGATCCTCGCGGTGACGGCGCTGGCCGGGCGGCGGGAGATCGTGGTGAGCCGCGGGGAGCTGGTGGAGACGGCGGACGGGTTCCGGCTGCCCGAACTGCTGGTCTGCACCGGGGCTCGACTGCGGGAAGTCGGCACCACCAACCGCACGACGCTCGGGGACTACGCCGACGCGATCGGGCCGGAGACCGGGCTCGTGCTGCACGTGCATCCGTCCAGCTATCAGGTGGTGGGGCTGACTGACACCCCTGCGATCAACGATCTTGCCGCGCTCTGCGCCGATTTCGAGATCCCCCTCGTCGGTGACTGCGGCTCCGGGCTGCTACACCCCGAGCCGCTCCTCGCCGATGAACCCGACGTCACGACCTGGCTCGGCTTCGGCGTTAACGTGGTCACGACCAGCGCGGACAAGCTGCTCGGCGGGCCTCAGTGCGGCCTGCTGCTGGGACGCGCCGACCTGATCGACCGGATACGTCGGCATCCGATGGCCCGGGCAATGCGGGTCGGAAAGCTCACACTCGCCGCGCTGGAAGCCACCCTCAGCCATCCCGACTCCCCGGTCAGGCAGGCGTTGCACGCCCGACCGGAACGGCTGACAACGCGGGCCGAGACGCTCGCCGCGTGGCTACGGCGTTCGGGCATCGCAGCCTCGGCTGTGGCGAGTCGTGCGGTCGTTGACGGTGGCGGGGGTGGATCGTCGCCGCTGCCGAACGACGCCGCATTCCGTCGATCGGGCGGCCACCGGCGCGAGGGCGCACGAGACGAAGACGGCATGGCCCCGGCGGGCCCGGAGAGTGGTCTGACGATCAAAGGGTTCGGCGGCTTCGGCCCGGAGCTGCCAAGCGCCGCGGTGGCCCTGGACGCAGTCATCGCCGCCCCCCTGCGCCAGGGCGAGCCGTCCGTGTTGGGCCGGGTGGAGCAGGGATGCTGCCTGCTCGATCTGCGGACCGTTCCGGTGGAACTCGATCCCGTCCTCGCCGCCGCCGTGCTGGCTGCCGCGACCGAAGCCGGCGCGACCACGATCACCGACGCCCCGACCGAGCCGCACATCGCCGAGGATGCCGACGTCATGACGATCGAATCCATGGCCATCCCGCGCGCCACCGTGCCCGGCCGACGGGCGCCGTGA